From a single Nematostella vectensis chromosome 3, jaNemVect1.1, whole genome shotgun sequence genomic region:
- the LOC5514269 gene encoding substance-P receptor: MNVTSFNVTQRAVTEAGCFLADPVSLKMARIAPYCLIIPLSLIGNSLVVAVVASERRMHKTVNFLIVNMSVSDLLVTVVYMPRVISLSYAGYEWLLDGLAGLVFCKMSVCFNQTSIAVTIFTVIAISLDRFLAVVFPLGRHFTETTSRVIITVTWIAALLTAFPQFYGIKPVLQGGKLYCFLDLDQTFEPGAERAFYLFTLVGLFAIPLVTIVFLYSGIMITLIQRRNVLLSSDAQTQQRERTRKRVLKMVTIVVAAFILCFLLYFIHFILYSYGVIFPCWLMYLRLMMLHLNSALNPAIYFFFNENFRRGLHNLVVRCNRRVPFGCAASPVTPFGATLTLQQEGSSSELNARKDLIRSAYASPNLHNNISTLNFAEAAMPNQTYTGISDPPR, translated from the coding sequence ATGAATGTGACTTCATTCAATGTAACCCAGAGAGCTGTTACAGAGGCTGGCTGTTTCTTAGCGGATCCTGTTTCTCTCAAGATGGCACGGATTGCTCCCTACTGCCTTATCATTCCTCTCTCGCTTATTGGAAACTCTCTTGTCGTTGCTGTGGTGGCAAGTGAACGGCGAATGCATAAGACGGTTAATTTCCTTATAGTGAACATGAGCGTATCCGACCTATTAGTAACTGTCGTCTATATGCCCCGAGTGATCTCTCTATCTTACGCAGGATATGAATGGCTGCTGGACGGGCTTGCAGGTCTCGTGTTCTGTAAGATGTCGGTGTGTTTTAACCAGACCTCGATTGCGGTCACGATCTTTACAGTAATTGCGATTAGCCTGGATCGATTTCTGGCCGTTGTGTTTCCCCTTGGTCGTCACTTCACGGAGACGACGTCCCGCGTCATTATCACCGTAACTTGGATAGCAGCTCTCTTGACTGCCTTCCCTCAATTCTACGGCATAAAGCCCGTCCTCCAAGGTGGCAAACTCTACTGTTTCCTTGACCTTGATCAGACCTTTGAGCCTGGAGCCGAGCGCGCGTTCTACCTGTTCACGCTTGTGGGGCTATTCGCCATCCCGTTAGTAACGATAGTGTTCCTGTACTCAGGAATCATGATAACCTTGATCCAGCGCAGAAATGTGTTGTTGTCCAGCGACGCGCAGACTCAGCAGCGAGAGCGCACAAGGAAAAGAGTACTCAAGATGGTGACGATAGTGGTGGCAGCGTTCATcctttgctttttattgtactttattcattttattttgtactcGTATGGAGTTATTTTTCCGTGCTGGTTGATGTACTTACGCCTTATGATGTTGCACTTGAACAGTGCCCTCAATCCGGctatttatttcttctttaaCGAGAACTTCCGACGTGGACTTCACAACCTCGTCGTTAGATGCAATCGTCGAGTGCCTTTCGGTTGTGCGGCATCTCCCGTGACGCCATTTGGGGCGACTCTCACTCTCCAGCAGGAAGGTTCTAGTTCCGAATTAAACGCACGCAAGGACCTTATACGCAGCGCGTACGCATCACCCAACCTCCATAACAACATCTCTACGTTAAACTTTGCGGAGGCAGCAATGCCGAATCAAACGTACACTGGCATCTCAGATCCACCGCGATAG
- the LOC5514270 gene encoding neuropeptide FF receptor 2: MNSTNLSERIKAVTEGACFHSDSMAEKVTRIVLYCILIVLSLTGNTLVIVIVFRDKRMWKTVNYFIVNTSVAYLLLTLVYMPRVISMSYVGYEWLVDGDLGQFFCKAVCLNEVAITVSIFTIVAISADRFFAVVFPLRRIMTDRICKVVIVGIWLAAVSAAMPQFYGLEVRTYQGKNYCYLDLDKTFGEGSEKAFYLFQITAIFGVPLSLLVILYSSILVSLLKRRNLPGNGLVKNDERLQRRDKTRRKVLKMVTIVVVTFVLSWLLYFLNFIFHSEGIILPCKLMFFRLFLAHFYCSVNPIIYYIFNSNFRQGFTHIIPGTNPCSNATGFSKKQKSCIVPHELRSFTIQPAINKPSKKPSLTQVVSS; this comes from the coding sequence ATGAATTCCACTAATTTGAGCGAGCGAATAAAGGCTGTGACCGAAGGCGCGTGTTTTCATTCGGACTCTATGGCGGAGAAAGTTACTCGAATCGTCCTCTATTGCATCCTCATAGTTCTCTCCCTCACTGGAAACACTTTGGTCATTGTCATAGTCTTCAGGGATAAGCGAATGTGGAAAACAGTCAATTACTTTATTGTGAATACAAGCGTTGCTTATCTTCTCTTAACACTTGTGTATATGCCTCGAGTTATTTCAATGTCATATGTTGGCTACGAATGGCTCGTGGATGGGGACTTAGGGCAATTCTTCTGCAAAGCCGTTTGTCTTAATGAAGTCGCCATCACCGTTTCCATCTTCACCATAGTTGCAATATCAGCAGATCGCTTTTTTGCGGTCGTATTTCCTCTTCGTCGGATCATGACAGACAGAATTTGTAAGGTTGTTATCGTTGGTATCTGGTTGGCCGCTGTTTCCGCCGCTATGCCACAGTTTTATGGCCTCGAAGTTCGCACGTACCAAGGAAAAAACTACTGCTATCTTGATCTTGACAAAACGTTCGGCGAAGGATCGGAAAAAGCTTTTTACCTGTTTCAGATAACCGCTATTTTCGGCGTCCCGTTGTCGTTGCTTGTCATTCTTTACTCTTCGATTCTCGTCTCCTTGCTGAAAAGAAGAAATCTCCCGGGAAATGGACTGGTTAAAAACGACGAGCGGTTGCAGCGGAGGGACAAAACTAGGAGAAAAGTCCTAAAAATGGTAACGATTGTCGTAGTGACTTTTGTACTTTCTTGGCTACTATACTTcctcaattttatttttcactcaGAAGGAATTATCCTTCCTTGTAAGCTGATGttttttagattatttttGGCGCACTTCTATTGCTCCGTTAACCCCATCATTTATTACATCTTTAATTCTAATTTTCGTCAGGGCTTTACGCATATTATACCTGGAACAAATCCTTGCTCAAACGCGACTGGATTTAGCAAGAAACAAAAGTCTTGCATTGTCCCACATGAATTGAGATCGTTCACAATTCAGCCTGCCATTAACAAACCTTCGAAAAAACCTAGTTTAACTCAGGTAGTTAGTAGTTAG
- the LOC5514271 gene encoding substance-K receptor, whose protein sequence is MPPLNTTSISPLSTRPNASDSCFVHDTAETRTGRLWGYILIFLISVVCNSLVTHSALKDTIIRKTVNHLVANVCIANLLLTIVYMPRMMIMVTRGSEWLVGGTAGLALCKMVPVIHHVCILVSILSLMILSIDRYLSIVYPTGNVLERRLNYLIAFMWVVAIAARIPTLYALQIEEHSKGKFNCGVRLIKAFNSEDARDTYYTFLLVTCYALPLVTMVVFYIVVFCYLRRKETVDARCIDDPTREARFRAARNSILVMLVCASVTFVICWVTYFAAQIAYDNVPCGLRFWRFFLAHCNSAISPCLFLAFNRGYRELVGRAFIYTCCTLCEIAEDDENDDDHERGREREDKVPGPEMISIRKLDKHNL, encoded by the coding sequence ATGCCGCCATTGAACACAACCTCCATATCACCGCTGAGCACCAGGCCTAACGCGAGCGATAGCTGCTTCGTGCACGACACGGCTGAGACTCGCACGGGGAGACTATGGGGCTATATCCTCATCTTCCTTATCTCGGTTGTCTGTAACAGTCTAGTCACTCACTCTGCCCTCAAGGACACCATCATACGCAAGACTGTCAATCACCTCGTCGCCAATGTCTGCATCGCCAACCTCCTCCTTACTATAGTCTACATGCCCCGGATGATGATCATGGTGACCCGCGGGTCGGAATGGCTGGTTGGCGGGACTGCGGGACTGGCATTGTGTAAGATGGTGCCGGTCATCCACCACGTGTGTATACTGGTCTCTATACTCTCATTAATGATTCTGAGTATAGACCGTTATCTCAGCATAGTGTACCCCACGGGGAATGTCCTCGAGCGTAGGCTGAATTATCTTATCGCCTTCATGTGGGTGGTAGCAATTGCGGCTCGAATCCCTACACTGTACGCACTACAGATCGAAGAACACTCCAAGGGCAAGTTCAACTGCGGGGTTAGACTGATCAAGGCATTCAACAGCGAGGACGCGAGGGACACCTACTACACGTTCTTGCTCGTCACCTGCTATGCTCTACCGCTTGTTACCATGGTCGTGTTCTACATAGTTGTATTCTGTTATCTGCGCAGGAAGGAAACTGTTGATGCGCGCTGCATAGATGATCCCACGCGCGAGGCTAGATTCCGCGCGGCACGCAATTCCATCCTCGTGATGCTCGTGTGTGCATCCGTCACTTTCGTCATCTGCTGGGTCACGTACTTCGCGGCGCAGATCGCGTACGACAATGTTCCTTGCGGGCTTAGATTCTGGCGGTTTTTTCTCGCGCATTGTAATAGTGCTATCAGTCCGTGTCTGTTTCTGGCGTTTAATCGCGGCTATCGCGAGCTGGTCGGACGCGCGTTTATTTACACGTGCTGCACGCTTTGTGAAATCGCGGAAGACGACGAGAACGATGATGATCatgagagggggagggaaagggaAGACAAGGTACCTGGTCCTGAAATGATAAGCATAAGAAAGCTTGATAAAcataatttgtaa